From a single Stomoxys calcitrans chromosome 4, idStoCalc2.1, whole genome shotgun sequence genomic region:
- the LOC106083221 gene encoding lectin subunit alpha, with protein MFFALFKTTILILVAAQVTHAVVYDKWHGMEEFGKIFIEEEQKYNWFEAWNECAIRNMTLIAVDTVEKNAALDGILRKKFAKCPNLWIGGNDLGEEGKFIWTPTGKRFEFSNWQKGQPDNYKSNNHCVHYYNIADFEWNDAPCSSKIGFICEENHFLRLARRDLDIKKNFIDQLFAL; from the exons ATGTTCTTTGCTTTATTTAAAActacaattttaattttggtgGCTGCGCAAGTTACTCATGCAGTGGTTTACGATAAATGGCATGGCATGGAggaatttggtaaaatttttatagaagaaGAACAAAAG TACAATTGGTTTGAGGCGTGGAACGAATGTGCCATAAGAAATATGACCTTAATTGCCGTGGACACAGTGGAGAAAAATGCCGCATTGGATGGCATACtacgaaaaaaatttg ctaaatgtCCCAATTTATGGATTGGCGGCAATGATCTTGGCGAAGAGGGCAAATTCATTTGGACTCCAACAGGCAAACGTTTTGAATTCTCCAATTGGCAAAAGGGACAACCGGATAACTACAAAAGCAATAACCACTGTGTCCACTACTATAACATTGCAGATTTTGAGTGGAACGATGCCCCATGTTCTTCGAAAATTGGTTTCATCTGTGAAGAGAATCATTTCTTGAGGTTGGCTCGAAGAGATCTGgatattaagaaaaattttatagatcaATTGTTTGCACTGTAA
- the LOC131996992 gene encoding lectin subunit alpha-like: MAVLNQNVFKFLFVLQLIIQGVQPLGKIHHVNKHGLGKVYIETAHKCNWFKAQIECTRKNMSLIAVDTAAKAAALDEILTKEFDTSCPHLWIGASDLAVEGTFQWLKTGQPMSYSKWKPNMPDNYLGKEHCVHITHDRDWNDIKCGFKYGYICEGA, from the exons ATGGCGGTTCTAAATCAGAACGTTTTCAAATTTCTATTCGTTTTGCAACTTATCATACAAGGAGTACAGCCTTTGGGAAAGATACACCATGTGAACAAACATGGCCTAGGCAAGGTCTACATAGAAACTGCCCATAAG TGCAATTGGTTTAAAGCCCAGATAGAATGTACCCGTAAAAATATGTCCCTCATTGCTGTGGATACAGCGGCAAAAGCTGCCGCACTGGATGAGATATTGACAAAGGAATTTG ATACCTCTTGCCCTCATCTATGGATTGGTGCTAGTGATTTAGCTGTTGAAGGAACTTTTCAGTGGCTAAAAACCGGCCAGCCAATGTCCTATTCGAAGTGGAAGCCAAATATGCCAGACAATTACCTGGGCAAGGAGCATTGTGTTCATATCACCCATGATCGTGATTGGAATGAtattaaatgtggttttaaatATGGCTATATATGTGAAGGAGCATAA